In one Candidatus Ancaeobacter aquaticus genomic region, the following are encoded:
- a CDS encoding response regulator — protein MKILIIDDDKAFCGTLEKILLKKGYEVTSVHDPMEVIPLAKENEYELMLLDHRMSPITGVDLLEKLRNEGIKTPVILLSAYASRDTYYETKKLGIVNYLNKPFSMEKLEELIDNIANNS, from the coding sequence ATGAAAATATTAATAATTGATGATGATAAAGCGTTTTGCGGGACGTTAGAGAAAATATTACTTAAAAAAGGCTATGAAGTAACATCTGTGCATGACCCTATGGAAGTAATTCCTTTAGCGAAAGAAAACGAATATGAATTGATGCTTTTAGATCATCGCATGTCCCCCATAACAGGTGTCGATCTGTTGGAAAAACTTCGTAATGAGGGAATAAAAACGCCGGTGATACTCTTGTCTGCATATGCTTCGCGGGACACCTATTATGAAACAAAAAAGCTGGGTATAGTAAATTACCTTAATAAGCCTTTTTCTATGGAAAAATTAGAAGAACTCATTGATAACATAGCGAACAACTCTTGA
- a CDS encoding response regulator, with translation MTDTNKTRILVVDDNVEQVTILEKIFTKDGYQVDISSNGFDALQIVMREDIDIVITDMSMPGMNGLKLLRQVKEKKPEVQVIIITAFGEWGAYAEALKEGAYEFVSKPFKVEEIIKLVKTIEKKIQKNS, from the coding sequence ATGACAGACACAAATAAAACGAGAATACTTGTTGTCGACGATAATGTTGAGCAGGTAACCATACTTGAAAAGATATTCACGAAAGATGGGTATCAGGTAGATATATCGTCAAACGGGTTTGATGCCTTGCAGATTGTGATGAGGGAGGATATCGATATTGTTATTACTGATATGAGTATGCCAGGGATGAATGGTTTGAAACTTTTACGGCAGGTGAAAGAAAAGAAACCTGAAGTACAGGTTATCATTATTACCGCGTTTGGAGAATGGGGCGCTTACGCAGAAGCGCTCAAAGAAGGTGCATACGAGTTTGTCAGCAAACCATTTAAAGTTGAAGAGATAATAAAGCTCGTAAAAACCATAGAGAAGAAGATCCAGAAAAACTCATAA
- a CDS encoding signal peptidase I — MMFIQDVSIKTMQENSITMYQFSGIVTRIKKRKGYFMKTTTISYTGTSMYPLLKDGDTLTAQNIPFKELNRKDIIYFKIPRSEGKAVHRIIDIDYNKKHVKTKGDGSLKPDPHHLHPENILGKIVSFKRNGSETHLTHKMLKKSYLFSKFIHPLRKIRSIIKTQTIFRS; from the coding sequence ATGATGTTTATACAAGATGTATCAATCAAAACAATGCAAGAAAACAGTATCACAATGTATCAATTTTCTGGTATAGTTACTAGAATAAAAAAACGTAAAGGATATTTTATGAAGACTACCACTATCAGTTACACGGGAACAAGCATGTATCCCCTTTTAAAAGACGGTGACACGCTAACGGCGCAAAACATTCCATTTAAGGAACTGAACCGTAAAGACATAATTTATTTTAAGATCCCTCGTTCAGAAGGTAAAGCAGTCCACAGGATAATCGATATCGATTACAATAAAAAACATGTCAAAACAAAAGGTGACGGTTCACTAAAGCCCGACCCGCACCATCTGCATCCTGAAAACATATTAGGAAAGATCGTTTCTTTCAAACGTAACGGATCGGAAACACACTTAACTCATAAAATGTTAAAAAAATCGTATCTTTTTTCAAAGTTCATACATCCTTTAAGAAAGATACGATCAATAATTAAAACTCAGACAATTTTTCGAAGCTAG